In one Ornithinimicrobium pratense genomic region, the following are encoded:
- a CDS encoding sugar phosphate isomerase/epimerase family protein: MAKTFTLFTGQWADLTLEEVAELAAGWGYDGLEIAVSGEHLDAWRWDDDEYVEGRLEILRRHGLGVWAISNHLKGQAVCDDPIDERHKAIVGPRVWGDGDPEGVRQRAAEELKLTARLAQKLGVKTVVGFTGSSIWQYIAMFPPVPAERIEAGYQDFADRWNPILDVFDECGVRFAHEVHPSEIAYDYWSTVRTLQAVGHREAFGLNWDPSHMMWQGIDPVGFITDFADRIYHVDCKDTRMRMGGGRNGILSSHLAWGDQRRGWDFVSAGRGDVPWEDCFRALAHAGYDGPVSVEWEDASMDRLHGAPEALAYLRRFDYPTATTSFDSAFSQE, encoded by the coding sequence ATGGCCAAGACGTTCACCCTCTTTACCGGCCAGTGGGCCGACCTGACGCTGGAGGAGGTCGCTGAGCTCGCCGCAGGCTGGGGTTATGACGGGCTGGAGATCGCGGTCTCCGGCGAGCACCTGGACGCCTGGCGCTGGGATGACGACGAGTATGTCGAGGGCAGACTGGAGATCCTGCGCCGCCATGGCCTGGGGGTCTGGGCGATCTCCAACCACCTCAAGGGCCAGGCGGTCTGCGATGACCCCATCGACGAGCGACACAAGGCCATCGTCGGCCCACGGGTCTGGGGCGACGGCGACCCCGAGGGCGTGCGGCAGCGGGCCGCGGAAGAGCTGAAGCTCACCGCCAGGCTTGCGCAGAAGCTGGGGGTCAAGACCGTCGTCGGCTTCACCGGCTCCTCGATCTGGCAGTACATCGCGATGTTCCCGCCCGTCCCCGCTGAGCGCATCGAGGCCGGTTATCAGGACTTCGCCGACCGGTGGAACCCGATCCTCGACGTCTTCGATGAGTGCGGGGTGCGGTTCGCCCACGAGGTGCACCCCAGCGAGATCGCCTACGACTACTGGTCGACCGTCCGCACGCTTCAGGCCGTCGGGCACCGCGAGGCCTTCGGGCTCAACTGGGACCCGAGCCACATGATGTGGCAGGGCATCGACCCCGTCGGGTTCATCACCGACTTCGCCGACCGGATCTACCACGTGGACTGCAAGGACACCCGGATGCGGATGGGCGGCGGCCGCAACGGCATCTTGTCCTCCCACCTGGCGTGGGGCGACCAGCGCCGCGGCTGGGACTTCGTCTCCGCCGGGCGCGGTGACGTGCCCTGGGAGGACTGCTTCCGCGCGCTGGCCCATGCCGGCTACGACGGCCCGGTCTCGGTGGAGTGGGAGGACGCGTCGATGGACCGGCTGCACGGTGCGCCCGAGGCGCTGGCCTACCTCAGGCGGTTCGACTACCCGACAGCCACGACCTCCTTCGACTCCGCGTTCAGCCAGGAGTAG